From the Psychrobacter sp. P11F6 genome, the window TAGATCTGCACCTTCCATCGGCACAGTATCAATGCCTAAAGTAGCAGCACCCAGCAATAATGCGCCCATATTTAGGTACACTTGCTCGACCAGCCAATGTGGCTCGTCTTTTTGCTCATAACGACGAATGTCCAAAAACATTTTGCGAACTTGATGCATTTGCTCTTTGAATTTTGGCTCTGCAAAGCGACCATCCGTATTTTCTTTATCCAATACTTCATGCAAAAATTCATCATCAGCATAGATACGACTACAGAAAATGATGACGTGTGAGGCATCTTTCACCTTTGCCGTGTTGAAATCAAACATCCCTTGCGTACCTTTTGCGATACGTGCCTTGCCAGCATCATCATCAGCGATCACAAAATGCCAAGGTTGGATATTGGTGCTTGATGGGCTAAGTCGTAGGATATCCTTTAAACTTTGAAAGTCTGCTGCTGATATTTTTTTATTGGCATCAAACTCTTTGGTGCTGTAACGCCAGTTCATGGCTTCAGTGATATTTTTCATTTATGACTCCAAGATTTTTAGTACCGCCACTTTAAGCAAAAACCCGTTTGATGACCGTTACATATTGGTTAAGTAGTCACCTATTTTGTTATTAAGTTGCTGATAATTCAGTGCATCGCTGAGTTATTTGAGCCGCCATTTGAACAGTTATTTAAGCAGATACTTATTAGACAGAGACTCATTAAACAGTAACTTAGACGATATTGTAATTGTTCTCTCACTCTCTTAGCATTAGTTAATTAGCATTGATAATGAGCATTGATTTATAAGGCGGTCGACCACAGACAGCTTATATAAAAAATAAATACTGAATTAGGCAGATAGATATGGAACATTCAAAGCAGTTATCCTCAGAGCAGCCACTACGCATCGATATCGTCTCAGACGTTGTTTGTCCTTGGTGCGTCATTGGTTACCGCCAACTTGCTGAAGCGCTTAAGCAAACAAATACGGCCCATGAAATACATTGGCATCCGTTTGAGCTTAATCCAAATATGCCAAGCGCAGGACAGAATATGCGTGAACATATTATGGAGAAATATGGGTCGAGCAAGCAAGAATCTGATGCTAGCCGTGCTCGATTAATCGAAGCTGGTAATGAGGTTGGCTTTACGTTTAACTTTAACGATGACACGCGTATGCACAACACGTTCAACTTGCATCAATTACTGCACTGGGCAGATCAGCAAGGTCGCATGCATGACTTAAAGCAGGCGTTATTCATCGCTCATTTTACCAATGGTCGCAATATTTCTGACAATGCCGTGCTTGCTGATATCGCCGCAGAGATTGGACTAGATCGTGATGAGGCATTAGCCGTGTTAGCAGACCAAAGGTTCGCTAAAGAGGTGCGCGCAGAAGAGCAACATTGGCAACAACAAGGCATTCAAAGCGTGCCAGCGGTAATTTTTAATAAGCGTCATCTGGTTAGTGGTGCACAAGGCGTGGAAAATTTCAAGAATATCTTGCAGCAGTTGGCTGACATGCCAGACTAGTTTTCCTAACAAGATTTTTTGGCAAGATTTCGTTTGCTATTTCTAAAAGGATCCCTTATGTCCTCTGATAAAACTCTCCCTATTATCGTGTTTGATGTCAATGAGACGCTACTCGACATTACCACTCTTGAGCCATTATTTGCCCGATTGTTTGGTGACAGGCAAATGCTAAGAGAATGGTTTGCCCAATTGGTGCTATATTCGCAAACTATGACGTTGTCAGGACTTTATACGCCTTTTGGTGAGCTTGGCATCGGTGCGTTACAGATGACAGCGGCTATCCATAAAGTCGTGTTAACAGACGACGATATTGATGAGTTAAAAGAGCACATGAGCAAAATGCCTGCTCATCCTGATGTAGTACCAGCATTAACAAAACTACGTGAGGCAGGATTTCGCCTAGTGACATTGACTAACTCAGCAAGTGGCGCGTCTCCTACGCCACTCGAAAAAGCAGATATCAGCCATTTCTTTGAACAGCATTTTAGCGTTGAGACTGTCAGTAAGTTCAAGCCTGCGCCTGAAACTTATCAAATGGTCGCTAAGGAGCTGTCTGTTGAAACATCAGGTTTATGTCTGGTCGCCTGTCATCTTTGGGATACCATCGGCGCTCAAGCGGCTGGCTGCCGAGGGGCGTTTCTCACGCGACCATATAATGCTTTATTATCAGCACCAAACGTTCCATCGCCAGACTTTATAGCAGCAGATCTAACCACGCTTGCCGAACAGATAATTTTTTCCACTAAAAAATAATTGCCAATGCCAGAAAAATGCCGCCCTATATAAGGACGGCATTTTTGGTTTAGCATACTGCTATTTTATAAGGCTAAATCTATAATCACTATTATTAATAATGATTTTTAAAAATGAATAACCGTACGAATACTTTCACCTTTATGCATCAAATCAAACGCTTCATTGATGTCTTCTAATGGCATGGTATGGGTAATGAAGTCTTGTAGTGGGAT encodes:
- a CDS encoding DsbA family oxidoreductase — protein: MEHSKQLSSEQPLRIDIVSDVVCPWCVIGYRQLAEALKQTNTAHEIHWHPFELNPNMPSAGQNMREHIMEKYGSSKQESDASRARLIEAGNEVGFTFNFNDDTRMHNTFNLHQLLHWADQQGRMHDLKQALFIAHFTNGRNISDNAVLADIAAEIGLDRDEALAVLADQRFAKEVRAEEQHWQQQGIQSVPAVIFNKRHLVSGAQGVENFKNILQQLADMPD
- a CDS encoding haloacid dehalogenase type II yields the protein MSSDKTLPIIVFDVNETLLDITTLEPLFARLFGDRQMLREWFAQLVLYSQTMTLSGLYTPFGELGIGALQMTAAIHKVVLTDDDIDELKEHMSKMPAHPDVVPALTKLREAGFRLVTLTNSASGASPTPLEKADISHFFEQHFSVETVSKFKPAPETYQMVAKELSVETSGLCLVACHLWDTIGAQAAGCRGAFLTRPYNALLSAPNVPSPDFIAADLTTLAEQIIFSTKK
- the nfsB gene encoding oxygen-insensitive NAD(P)H nitroreductase; translation: MKNITEAMNWRYSTKEFDANKKISAADFQSLKDILRLSPSSTNIQPWHFVIADDDAGKARIAKGTQGMFDFNTAKVKDASHVIIFCSRIYADDEFLHEVLDKENTDGRFAEPKFKEQMHQVRKMFLDIRRYEQKDEPHWLVEQVYLNMGALLLGAATLGIDTVPMEGADLKALDEEFELRSKGYTAVAVISLGYRSEDDFNADLPKSRLSEARIITKA